From Chloroflexota bacterium, one genomic window encodes:
- a CDS encoding HD domain-containing protein, whose protein sequence is MGRHPFSAVNLISDPIHGYIELTKRLSAAEAAAAGLPTETAAEEDLVDSTWLQRLRRISQLQSARWVFPSAEHSRFTHGLGVMHEAGLWARQLYPSLRARLLADGAAPGGGGGPPALPSEGLVVETMRVAGLLHDVGHGPFAHFFDEHVLRDFSAPPDRRRDGAKPLTHEDLSQLIIERELGSTISALRRAPGATAARDAFEPGEAIDPRWVAFLVSKPALVDPTMPPWVRLLQPLLSGVFTVDNLDYVRRDAYFTGVATGPVDVERLRRYAFVGERGLTLYEPGLGALEVFLSSRLFLYQQVYFHRTVRAIDLDLGEVFGPSIGAIFGLRSPAEHLGAYADLDEYALLHQAALWSRGEAVREDPTPGDGTVTRAVADSWRAILLRRPRWRSEAEIRLSYEDVVPEAEIAALGPPEPGRVVIDLAVVDARPADATATDSLLAVEGRDGQPAAPLSRTIGRLPAWSLIARRYRRIAT, encoded by the coding sequence ATGGGCCGCCACCCGTTCTCGGCGGTCAACCTCATCAGCGATCCGATCCACGGCTACATCGAGCTGACCAAGCGGCTCTCGGCCGCCGAAGCCGCTGCGGCCGGGCTCCCGACCGAGACCGCTGCTGAGGAGGACCTCGTCGATTCGACGTGGCTTCAGCGGCTCCGCCGGATATCCCAGCTCCAGAGCGCCCGCTGGGTCTTCCCGAGTGCCGAGCATTCCCGATTCACCCACGGCCTCGGCGTCATGCACGAGGCCGGCCTCTGGGCCCGCCAGCTGTACCCGTCACTGCGGGCTCGGCTGCTCGCCGACGGCGCCGCCCCAGGGGGCGGAGGAGGTCCGCCGGCTCTCCCGTCGGAGGGCCTCGTCGTCGAGACGATGCGGGTCGCCGGGCTCCTTCACGACGTGGGCCACGGACCATTCGCCCACTTCTTCGACGAGCACGTCCTCCGCGACTTCTCGGCGCCACCGGATCGCCGCCGTGACGGCGCGAAGCCGCTGACCCACGAGGATCTCAGCCAGCTCATCATCGAGCGCGAGCTCGGCTCGACCATCTCCGCCCTTCGCCGCGCACCCGGCGCCACGGCGGCGCGCGACGCGTTCGAGCCGGGCGAGGCGATCGATCCGCGCTGGGTCGCCTTCCTCGTCTCGAAGCCGGCCCTCGTGGACCCCACGATGCCACCCTGGGTGCGACTCCTCCAACCCCTCCTGTCCGGCGTCTTCACGGTCGACAACCTCGACTACGTCCGCCGCGACGCCTACTTCACCGGCGTCGCGACCGGCCCGGTGGACGTCGAACGGCTGCGGCGGTACGCGTTCGTCGGCGAGCGGGGCCTGACGCTCTACGAACCGGGGCTCGGCGCCCTGGAGGTATTCCTCTCCAGCCGCCTCTTCCTCTACCAGCAGGTGTACTTCCATCGCACGGTCAGGGCGATCGACCTCGACCTCGGCGAGGTCTTCGGCCCGAGCATCGGGGCGATCTTCGGCCTCCGCTCGCCGGCCGAGCACTTGGGGGCCTACGCCGACCTCGACGAGTACGCCCTGCTCCACCAGGCCGCCCTGTGGTCGCGGGGCGAGGCCGTTCGCGAGGACCCCACCCCCGGCGACGGGACCGTCACCCGTGCCGTGGCGGATTCGTGGCGGGCGATCCTCCTGCGCCGCCCGCGATGGCGGAGCGAGGCGGAGATCCGGCTCTCCTACGAGGACGTCGTGCCGGAGGCGGAGATCGCCGCGCTCGGCCCGCCCGAACCGGGCCGGGTCGTCATCGATCTCGCGGTCGTCGACGCCCGACCGGCGGACGCGACCGCCACTGATTCGCTGCTCGCCGTCGAGGGCCGCGACGGGCAGCCCGCGGCACCGCTGAGCCGGACCATCGGGCGGCTGCCGGCCTGGTCGCTGATCGCGCGGCGGTATCGGCGGATCGCGACCTGA
- a CDS encoding M23 family metallopeptidase — protein MMTRRIAAASVVVIAALAVAIASGALSLPPSGLGPDRTAAVGGTSAIGSPSAVGSTSAVGSPSPGTIGGAPSAVGGASGSTSESPGAASATPGGRLAGGAPTSALGFRLRATVVPIGYPLPASASYRYGPGWHAFRLGAPLPYESVLGISRTGALLRAHDGVDIQVRVGTPILAAFSGVVIDPRTHWYPWAPQLYGNVVVIRSTEPTSIGYFAINAHLSVVSVRVGAVVRRGQVVGRTGITGNARGTIPHLHFELRAPFKIDQTWGGVFRRIDSFDPLPSLLAADRHP, from the coding sequence ATGATGACACGCCGGATCGCCGCCGCATCGGTGGTCGTCATCGCCGCGCTCGCCGTCGCGATCGCGTCAGGTGCACTGTCCCTTCCGCCATCCGGTCTCGGCCCCGACCGGACGGCCGCGGTCGGCGGCACCTCCGCGATCGGTAGCCCTTCCGCGGTCGGCAGCACCTCCGCGGTCGGTAGCCCTTCCCCGGGCACCATCGGCGGCGCGCCGTCCGCGGTCGGCGGCGCGTCCGGTTCGACATCGGAATCGCCGGGGGCGGCGAGCGCCACGCCCGGCGGTCGCCTCGCCGGTGGCGCACCCACGTCGGCGCTCGGGTTCAGGCTTCGCGCGACGGTCGTCCCGATCGGGTATCCGCTGCCCGCGTCGGCGTCGTATCGCTACGGCCCAGGCTGGCACGCGTTCCGGCTCGGTGCCCCGCTGCCCTACGAGTCGGTCCTCGGGATCAGCCGCACGGGAGCGCTGCTCCGGGCTCACGACGGCGTCGACATCCAGGTCCGCGTCGGGACGCCGATCCTCGCGGCCTTCAGCGGTGTCGTCATCGACCCCCGGACCCACTGGTATCCGTGGGCGCCGCAGCTCTACGGGAACGTCGTCGTCATCCGCAGCACGGAACCCACATCGATCGGCTACTTCGCGATCAACGCCCACCTGTCCGTCGTGAGCGTCCGCGTCGGAGCCGTCGTCCGACGCGGCCAGGTCGTCGGTCGCACCGGAATCACCGGCAACGCCCGAGGGACGATCCCGCACCTCCACTTCGAGTTACGGGCGCCGTTCAAGATCGATCAGACGTGGGGCGGCGTCTTCCGCCGCATCGATAGCTTCGATCCCCTCCCGTCGCTGCTCGCCGCCGATCGGCACCCGTAG
- a CDS encoding amino acid ABC transporter substrate-binding protein: MKILSRIAVLGAALILAGCSSAATPAPSAAPPSAASAAPSAAAPSASASVAASASAAASASALDCSRPSLRTMTPGTLTIGADNPAYGPWFAGPAPASGSVWQNADPNNGLGLEAATAYLIAQELGFPKADVVWTAVPFANAIQPGPKKFDIYLTQVSYTPERAQAVDLSDGYFNDNQAVVGFKSNAISKVTTVAGLKAFRLGTQVGTTSLTYIQNNIQPTKAPLVYNTLDAAVAALKAHQIDGVVVDLGTAYFVRDVELTNGVIVGELPTVGAQEHFSVVLNKGSSLTACVNQAIAALTANGDLESLRQEYIVKAEGDVPMLK, encoded by the coding sequence ATGAAGATCCTGTCGCGGATCGCCGTCCTCGGCGCCGCTCTCATCCTCGCCGGCTGCTCGAGCGCCGCGACGCCGGCGCCGAGCGCGGCCCCACCGAGCGCCGCCTCGGCCGCCCCGAGCGCTGCGGCTCCGTCCGCCTCCGCCAGCGTCGCAGCGAGCGCGTCCGCCGCAGCGAGCGCCTCTGCCCTCGACTGCAGCCGCCCGAGTCTCAGGACGATGACGCCCGGCACGCTGACCATCGGCGCCGACAACCCGGCCTACGGCCCGTGGTTCGCCGGTCCCGCACCGGCCTCCGGCTCCGTCTGGCAGAACGCCGACCCGAACAACGGCCTCGGCCTCGAGGCGGCGACCGCGTACCTCATCGCCCAGGAGCTCGGCTTCCCGAAGGCCGACGTGGTGTGGACGGCGGTCCCGTTCGCGAACGCGATCCAGCCCGGGCCGAAGAAGTTCGACATCTACCTCACCCAGGTCTCGTACACCCCGGAGCGTGCCCAGGCGGTCGACCTGTCCGACGGGTATTTCAACGACAACCAGGCCGTCGTCGGCTTCAAGAGCAACGCCATCTCGAAGGTGACCACGGTCGCCGGACTCAAGGCGTTCCGCCTCGGGACGCAGGTCGGGACGACGAGCCTGACGTACATCCAGAACAACATCCAGCCCACGAAGGCGCCCCTCGTCTACAACACGCTCGACGCCGCGGTGGCGGCGCTCAAGGCGCATCAGATCGACGGTGTCGTCGTCGACCTCGGGACCGCGTACTTCGTGCGGGACGTGGAGCTGACGAACGGCGTCATCGTGGGCGAGCTGCCGACCGTCGGAGCCCAGGAGCATTTCTCCGTCGTCCTCAACAAGGGCAGCAGCCTCACCGCCTGCGTCAACCAGGCGATCGCCGCCCTCACCGCGAACGGCGATCTCGAGAGCCTCCGCCAGGAGTACATCGTCAAGGCCGAGGGCGACGTGCCGATGCTCAAGTAG
- a CDS encoding amino acid ABC transporter permease has protein sequence MATRQSGRERGAVVIAIASTVVVFGAIALVVVSSPGWPLVQQAFFNANYWWQSWPRQAPAIVTNIQAFLIAEVLILPLAMVLAILRSLPGPVFFPVRLLAILYTDFFRGVPGILIVFTLGFGMPTLGIDWMPSDPFFWGLVSLVLLYTAYVSEVYRAGIESVHPSQEAAARSLGLSRAQALRYVVVPQAIRRVIPPLLNDFIGLQKDSALIGFLGVVEVFKQAQIDESGWFNFTPYLVTAAFFLILTVPLARLTDWLVARERRRQLAGVAR, from the coding sequence ATGGCGACGCGCCAGTCCGGCCGCGAACGAGGCGCGGTCGTCATCGCCATCGCCAGCACGGTCGTCGTCTTCGGGGCGATCGCGCTCGTCGTCGTGAGCTCGCCCGGCTGGCCGCTCGTCCAGCAGGCGTTCTTCAACGCGAACTACTGGTGGCAGTCGTGGCCGCGTCAGGCGCCCGCGATCGTCACGAACATCCAGGCGTTCCTCATCGCGGAGGTGCTCATCCTCCCGCTCGCGATGGTGCTCGCGATCCTCCGCAGCCTGCCGGGCCCCGTGTTCTTCCCGGTCCGCCTCCTCGCGATCCTCTACACGGACTTCTTCCGTGGCGTTCCCGGCATCCTCATCGTCTTCACCCTCGGGTTCGGGATGCCCACCCTGGGCATCGACTGGATGCCGAGCGATCCCTTCTTCTGGGGGCTCGTCTCGCTGGTCCTGCTCTACACGGCGTACGTCTCGGAGGTCTACCGGGCCGGGATCGAGTCGGTCCACCCGAGCCAGGAGGCGGCCGCCCGCTCGCTCGGACTCAGCCGGGCCCAGGCGCTCCGCTACGTCGTCGTCCCACAGGCGATCCGGCGAGTCATCCCGCCCCTCCTCAACGATTTCATCGGGCTCCAGAAGGACTCGGCGCTCATCGGCTTCCTCGGGGTCGTGGAGGTCTTCAAGCAGGCCCAGATCGACGAATCCGGGTGGTTCAACTTCACGCCGTACCTCGTGACGGCGGCGTTCTTCCTCATCCTCACCGTGCCCCTCGCGCGTCTCACGGACTGGCTCGTCGCCCGCGAGCGGCGCCGCCAGCTCGCCGGGGTCGCCCGATGA
- a CDS encoding DMT family transporter → MVTDGRSGDGAAAGAAALFGSAYVATAVALQSFGPLPIALWRGVGAATIVGVLVLRDRRRLASVSTVHRGAGVPVRPWAGWLSSRRLSIGRLGRLVVLGLLGGPAFIVGMNLAVSASGATIASFVAGLYAVLAAVLAPFVLRERLGPSAIAGFAVALLGTALLAELDPASASIAGIVAGLGAAAAFAAYLVLSRRWARDLGLSGLAIVETNFTATALVLLPLALVVRPEPVVPATITPDALLALGWLIVASVGGQLLIVASVRRIAARRSAAFLLVNPITATVLAAILLGERLAPIQLVGAALVLVGIALASDLAASVRGWVAVRAGAPS, encoded by the coding sequence ATGGTGACCGACGGTCGCAGCGGCGACGGCGCGGCGGCCGGGGCAGCGGCCCTCTTCGGGTCCGCGTACGTCGCGACCGCGGTCGCGCTCCAGTCGTTCGGACCGCTGCCGATCGCCCTCTGGCGCGGCGTCGGCGCGGCCACGATCGTCGGCGTCCTCGTCCTCCGCGATCGGCGCCGCCTCGCCAGTGTGTCGACCGTCCATCGCGGTGCCGGGGTGCCGGTGCGGCCGTGGGCGGGGTGGCTCTCGTCGCGCCGGCTCTCGATCGGACGGCTCGGGCGCCTCGTCGTGCTCGGGCTCCTCGGCGGACCGGCCTTCATCGTCGGGATGAACCTCGCCGTCAGCGCGTCGGGTGCGACGATCGCCTCGTTCGTCGCCGGCCTGTACGCCGTCCTCGCCGCGGTCCTCGCTCCGTTCGTCCTCCGGGAGCGCCTTGGGCCGAGCGCGATCGCCGGCTTCGCCGTCGCCCTCCTCGGCACCGCGCTGCTCGCGGAACTCGATCCGGCGTCAGCGTCGATCGCCGGCATCGTGGCCGGACTCGGTGCGGCAGCAGCCTTCGCCGCCTATCTCGTGCTGTCGCGCCGCTGGGCCCGCGACCTCGGCCTGTCCGGGCTGGCCATCGTCGAGACGAACTTCACCGCGACGGCGCTCGTGCTCCTCCCCCTCGCGCTCGTCGTCAGGCCGGAGCCGGTCGTTCCGGCCACCATCACCCCGGATGCGCTCCTCGCGCTCGGGTGGCTCATCGTCGCGAGCGTCGGCGGCCAGCTGCTCATCGTGGCGAGCGTCCGTCGCATCGCGGCGCGGCGCTCGGCGGCCTTCCTCCTCGTCAACCCGATCACCGCCACGGTCCTGGCGGCGATCCTCCTCGGCGAGCGCCTCGCGCCGATCCAGCTCGTCGGTGCAGCGCTCGTGCTCGTCGGCATCGCCCTCGCCAGCGATCTCGCCGCGTCCGTCCGCGGATGGGTCGCGGTCCGGGCGGGCGCGCCGTCGTAG
- a CDS encoding GAF domain-containing protein yields the protein MTTTLLPRPPDATLSVTKAARLLGVHPNTVRAWSEQGRLRYYRINPRGDRRYRLGDLQSFLAAAEAGSGNDPTTGAGRIGPRHGQGSGAGRTMAGTVGDAAERDGRSGDLRAIAEIAAITSDGRDLDHLLGAAVAVIRAARGYRAVAVYELDDARLVFRAASPAGGRIGDLARSFGAAATALDEGRAVHMRADMAGWTPLIADSATEIAIPIIAGPTRWGVLVVASERLDGLTESDLEFLDTVARQCAVGVHSAELLGEAAQQVHRLEALRRVAGDVASKLDLEQTLAGVVDHGIALFAADRAAIFLRRPDGHLTEDVSRGLSAGYLAAVRDFPSPSLPAASVAAGTPLFATDYANDPRVGVMRAAVIQEGFDTLASAPLFDGSELLGLLCIYHDRAHPWSESELDTLATFAAQASVAIKASRNYSQMATWAAQLQSIQQLGARLNRLTSVHEIGLAIATELRQLLDFHNVRVYRLYGDDLIPVAMQGQVGEYVDETPDQLRIKIGLGITGWVALHKVAQNLPDAAKDPRANTIAGTEPDLDESMLLAPMIFEDRVLGVLVLAKLGLQQFTEDDLRLLVIYASFAAQAMANADSTEALRGKTSALERQIESQRLLLQITESILTTLDARAVLDQITDRLGVVVRADNISIELVDPLTGLLRPLTAKGVHAAQFLQPWAPGEEGIATWVVTHNEPQLIVDERADPRINDFRGIPDLEASLIVVPLRGRDGAIGVLTLERLGADDRFPEAEFDLVKLFAAHVSIALQNAEAHRALAVRARTDALTGLLNHGTFQDRLAERVAAGSPFSLIMADLDDFKAVNDALGHQAGDRLLHEIATAIIGAGRESDLVFRYGGDEFTILLPGTNRNGTLRVAERVGSAVHAVGASGTGWAAAGITVSASIGLATFPEDGSTAASILLAADRACLVAKRSGQGRIATADEGRSLASEFSLQQPTPVDPPSLPV from the coding sequence GTGACCACCACCCTTCTCCCCCGGCCTCCGGACGCGACCCTGTCCGTGACGAAGGCCGCCCGCCTCCTGGGAGTCCATCCGAACACGGTCCGGGCGTGGAGCGAACAGGGTCGTCTCCGCTACTACCGGATCAATCCCCGTGGCGATCGGCGCTACCGGCTCGGCGACCTCCAGAGCTTCCTCGCCGCCGCAGAGGCCGGCAGCGGGAACGATCCGACGACCGGGGCGGGGCGGATCGGCCCGCGACACGGCCAGGGCAGTGGAGCCGGCCGCACGATGGCCGGGACGGTGGGCGACGCGGCCGAGCGCGATGGTCGGAGCGGGGACCTGCGCGCCATCGCGGAGATCGCGGCCATCACATCGGACGGTCGCGATCTCGATCACCTGCTCGGCGCGGCGGTCGCCGTCATCCGCGCGGCGCGCGGGTATCGCGCCGTCGCCGTGTACGAGCTCGACGATGCGCGGCTCGTCTTCCGCGCCGCATCGCCCGCGGGTGGTCGGATCGGTGACCTGGCACGCTCGTTCGGTGCCGCGGCAACGGCGCTCGACGAGGGCCGAGCGGTCCACATGCGCGCCGACATGGCGGGCTGGACGCCCCTCATCGCGGATTCCGCCACCGAGATCGCGATCCCGATCATCGCCGGGCCGACGCGCTGGGGCGTCCTCGTCGTGGCTTCGGAGCGACTGGACGGCCTCACGGAGTCCGACCTCGAGTTCCTCGACACGGTCGCGCGGCAGTGCGCCGTCGGGGTCCATTCCGCGGAACTGCTCGGCGAGGCCGCACAGCAGGTCCACCGACTCGAGGCCCTCCGCCGGGTCGCCGGCGACGTCGCGAGCAAGCTCGACCTCGAGCAGACACTCGCGGGGGTCGTCGATCACGGGATCGCCCTCTTCGCGGCGGACCGGGCGGCGATCTTCCTCCGTCGGCCGGACGGGCACCTCACCGAGGATGTCTCGCGTGGCCTGTCCGCCGGATACCTTGCGGCGGTCCGGGACTTCCCGAGCCCCTCGCTGCCTGCGGCGTCCGTCGCGGCGGGGACGCCGCTCTTCGCGACGGACTACGCGAATGACCCGCGCGTCGGCGTGATGCGCGCCGCCGTCATCCAGGAAGGCTTCGACACGCTCGCGTCCGCGCCGCTGTTCGACGGGTCCGAGCTGCTCGGCCTCCTGTGCATCTATCACGATCGCGCGCACCCGTGGTCCGAGAGCGAGCTCGACACCCTCGCGACGTTCGCGGCGCAGGCATCCGTCGCCATCAAGGCCTCCCGCAACTACAGCCAGATGGCCACGTGGGCGGCGCAACTGCAGTCCATCCAGCAGCTCGGCGCCCGCCTCAACCGGCTCACGAGCGTCCACGAGATCGGACTCGCGATCGCGACCGAGCTGCGCCAGCTCCTCGACTTCCACAACGTGCGCGTCTACCGCCTGTACGGCGACGACCTCATCCCGGTCGCGATGCAGGGCCAGGTCGGCGAGTACGTGGACGAGACCCCGGACCAGCTCCGGATCAAGATCGGCCTCGGGATCACCGGCTGGGTCGCGCTTCACAAGGTCGCGCAGAACCTGCCGGATGCCGCGAAGGACCCCCGGGCGAACACGATCGCCGGGACGGAGCCGGACCTCGACGAGTCGATGCTCCTCGCCCCGATGATCTTCGAGGACCGCGTCCTCGGCGTCCTCGTCCTCGCGAAGCTCGGCCTGCAGCAGTTCACGGAGGACGACCTCCGCCTGCTCGTCATCTACGCGAGCTTCGCCGCCCAGGCGATGGCGAACGCCGACTCGACCGAGGCGCTCCGAGGCAAGACGTCCGCCCTCGAACGCCAGATCGAGAGCCAGCGACTGCTCCTCCAGATCACCGAGTCGATCCTCACGACGCTCGACGCTCGCGCCGTGCTCGACCAGATCACGGACCGCCTCGGCGTGGTGGTCCGAGCGGACAACATCTCGATCGAGCTCGTCGACCCGCTGACCGGGCTGCTCCGCCCGCTCACCGCGAAGGGCGTCCACGCCGCCCAGTTCCTCCAGCCCTGGGCGCCGGGCGAGGAGGGCATCGCGACCTGGGTGGTCACCCACAACGAACCGCAGCTCATCGTCGACGAGAGGGCCGATCCGCGGATCAACGATTTCCGCGGGATCCCGGACCTCGAGGCGAGCCTCATCGTCGTGCCCCTCCGCGGTCGCGACGGAGCGATCGGCGTCCTGACCCTCGAACGGCTCGGCGCGGACGACCGCTTCCCGGAAGCGGAGTTCGACCTCGTCAAGCTCTTCGCCGCCCACGTCTCGATCGCCCTGCAGAACGCCGAGGCCCACCGGGCACTGGCCGTCCGGGCTCGGACGGACGCGCTGACGGGACTGCTCAATCATGGGACGTTCCAGGATCGACTCGCTGAGCGCGTCGCCGCCGGGAGTCCGTTCAGTCTCATCATGGCGGACCTCGACGACTTCAAGGCCGTCAACGACGCACTCGGCCATCAGGCCGGCGATCGACTCCTCCACGAGATCGCGACGGCGATCATCGGGGCCGGGCGGGAGTCCGACCTCGTCTTCCGCTACGGCGGCGACGAATTCACCATCCTGCTGCCGGGGACGAACCGCAACGGGACGCTCCGAGTCGCCGAGCGGGTAGGGTCCGCCGTGCACGCCGTGGGAGCGAGCGGCACGGGCTGGGCGGCCGCAGGGATCACCGTCAGCGCGTCCATCGGCCTGGCGACCTTCCCGGAGGATGGGTCGACCGCGGCCTCGATCCTCCTTGCTGCGGATCGGGCCTGCCTCGTCGCGAAGCGGTCAGGCCAGGGCCGAATCGCGACCGCCGACGAGGGCCGCTCGCTCGCCTCGGAATTCTCCCTTCAGCAGCCGACGCCGGTCGACCCACCGAGCCTCCCCGTCTGA
- a CDS encoding amino acid ABC transporter ATP-binding protein, whose translation MTPATGRAVRIEGLHKSFGPTEVLRGIDLEVGEHEVVCLIGASGSGKSTLLRCINLLEPIDAGRIILEGQEITAPGAPVDRIRRRVGIVFQAFNLFPHMRVLDNVTLAPRKVLRLSEREAAARATALLERFGLADKARDYPDRLSGGQQQRVAIVRALAMEPDLLLLDEITSALDPELVAEVLDEVRELARGGMTMIIATHEMAFARDVADRVCFLDAGRILESGPPAVIFGAPAEPRTRRFLQRVMEAGRL comes from the coding sequence ATGACGCCCGCGACCGGCCGGGCAGTCCGGATCGAGGGCCTCCACAAGTCGTTCGGCCCGACGGAGGTCCTCCGCGGCATCGATCTCGAGGTCGGCGAACACGAGGTCGTCTGCCTCATCGGCGCCTCGGGAAGCGGCAAGTCCACGCTGCTCCGCTGCATCAACCTCCTCGAACCGATCGACGCCGGTCGGATCATCCTCGAGGGACAGGAGATCACCGCGCCGGGTGCGCCGGTCGACCGGATCCGGCGGCGCGTCGGGATCGTCTTCCAGGCGTTCAATCTCTTCCCCCACATGCGCGTCCTCGACAACGTCACCCTCGCGCCCCGCAAGGTCCTCCGGCTGTCCGAGAGGGAGGCTGCCGCCCGAGCCACGGCGCTCCTCGAGCGGTTCGGCCTCGCGGACAAGGCCCGCGACTATCCGGACCGTCTGTCCGGCGGCCAGCAACAGCGGGTCGCGATCGTGCGGGCCCTCGCGATGGAGCCGGATCTCCTGCTCCTCGACGAGATCACGAGTGCCCTCGACCCGGAGCTCGTGGCCGAGGTCCTCGACGAGGTCCGCGAGCTCGCTCGAGGGGGCATGACGATGATCATCGCGACCCACGAGATGGCCTTCGCCCGTGACGTCGCGGACCGCGTCTGCTTCCTCGACGCGGGCCGGATCCTCGAGTCGGGACCGCCCGCCGTCATCTTCGGGGCGCCGGCGGAGCCGCGGACGCGTCGCTTCCTCCAGCGAGTCATGGAGGCCGGACGCCTGTAG
- a CDS encoding CAP domain-containing protein — MTSRARPRTPAPLFSATILASLVFATAGATGVGAVGANAAVSAAAVVPAIAAAVTAIPASPSTTSVEGYLLTWVNADRAALGLRPLRLDGRLRTVARTRAATLATLGILSHTAPGDLASQLAAAGVQRYAWGEDIGWTSYAWGLSAARSLYSMWKASPEHWTILTNATYNYVGFGLGYRPSGGATYGSAVLTESSDQTAPAARMTSASRIGTTVRFTWTGTDVSLQTHTAGFVSFDLLYRASNGVSRVIRTGTTATAISIASRPGGHSYYLSVRARDRAGNVSPWSAPLHVWVP; from the coding sequence ATGACGTCTCGAGCCAGACCGCGAACGCCAGCTCCCCTCTTCAGCGCCACGATCCTGGCGAGCCTCGTGTTCGCCACGGCCGGCGCGACCGGGGTGGGTGCCGTCGGAGCGAACGCCGCCGTGTCCGCAGCTGCCGTGGTACCTGCCATCGCAGCGGCCGTCACGGCGATCCCCGCCTCGCCGAGCACGACCTCCGTCGAGGGCTATCTCCTCACCTGGGTCAACGCGGATCGAGCGGCCCTCGGCCTCCGGCCGCTCCGCCTCGACGGGCGGCTCCGCACGGTCGCCCGGACGCGTGCCGCGACGCTCGCGACGCTCGGCATCCTCAGCCATACGGCTCCCGGGGACCTCGCGTCCCAGCTCGCGGCGGCCGGCGTCCAGCGGTACGCCTGGGGCGAGGACATCGGGTGGACCTCGTACGCCTGGGGATTGAGCGCGGCCCGATCGCTCTACTCGATGTGGAAGGCGAGCCCGGAGCACTGGACGATCCTCACGAACGCGACGTACAACTACGTCGGGTTCGGACTCGGCTACCGGCCGAGCGGCGGCGCGACCTACGGGTCCGCCGTCCTCACGGAGTCGAGCGACCAGACGGCGCCTGCCGCGCGGATGACGAGCGCCTCCCGGATCGGCACGACGGTGCGGTTCACGTGGACCGGCACCGACGTCTCTCTTCAGACGCACACGGCGGGGTTCGTCTCGTTCGATCTCCTCTATCGCGCGAGCAACGGCGTGTCGCGGGTCATCCGCACCGGAACGACCGCGACGGCCATCTCGATCGCCTCGCGCCCTGGCGGGCACTCGTACTATCTGAGCGTCCGGGCGCGTGATCGCGCCGGCAACGTCTCTCCCTGGAGCGCGCCGCTCCACGTCTGGGTCCCTTAG
- a CDS encoding WYL domain-containing protein gives MDDRDRFEGKRDRVARMLRIVRYLEERGESGARPDEIARAVAMSRRTVYRDLRAIERELELPLWSMNGIWGLAERGLLPPLKLTLDEAMAVFLAARLIARYATSHDPDLMGAFQKLGSGLPEALAEHVATTLDVMARQPPDDRLRARVRTLTRAWAERRVVSITYDPGTYDPGRELRVARVRPYLIEPSSTTHSLYLIGHDETRAALRTFKIERILDVAMTNDRFEPPAGGAIEDALAHAWDIIADQPAVEVVLRFAPSVAGRVAETRWHPSERREPAADGSLVWRATVAGVLEVRLWVLSWGADVEVLEPADLRREVARTIRAAAARYAGDGPD, from the coding sequence GTGGACGACCGCGATCGGTTCGAGGGCAAGCGCGATCGCGTCGCCCGCATGCTCCGCATCGTCCGGTACCTCGAGGAGCGTGGCGAGAGCGGCGCCCGGCCGGACGAGATCGCCCGCGCCGTCGCGATGTCCCGCCGGACCGTATACCGCGACCTCCGAGCGATCGAGCGCGAGCTCGAGCTGCCCCTCTGGTCGATGAACGGCATCTGGGGTCTCGCCGAGCGTGGCCTCCTCCCGCCGCTCAAGCTCACCCTCGATGAGGCGATGGCGGTCTTCCTCGCCGCGCGGCTCATCGCCCGCTACGCGACAAGCCACGACCCGGACCTCATGGGGGCCTTCCAGAAGCTCGGCTCGGGGCTGCCGGAGGCGCTCGCCGAGCACGTCGCGACCACTCTCGACGTCATGGCCCGCCAGCCACCGGACGACCGGCTTCGAGCGCGGGTCCGGACGCTCACGCGAGCCTGGGCCGAGCGACGGGTCGTCTCGATCACCTACGACCCGGGGACCTACGACCCGGGCCGCGAACTCCGGGTGGCGCGCGTGCGGCCTTATCTCATCGAGCCGTCGTCCACGACGCACTCGCTCTATCTCATCGGCCATGACGAGACGCGAGCCGCCCTCCGGACGTTCAAGATCGAGCGGATCCTCGACGTCGCGATGACCAACGACCGATTCGAGCCGCCGGCCGGAGGCGCCATCGAGGACGCCCTCGCCCATGCCTGGGACATCATCGCCGACCAGCCGGCGGTGGAGGTCGTGCTCCGCTTCGCGCCGTCCGTCGCGGGCCGGGTCGCGGAGACGCGCTGGCATCCCTCCGAGCGTCGGGAACCGGCGGCGGACGGCTCGCTCGTCTGGCGGGCGACGGTCGCGGGCGTGCTCGAGGTCCGCCTGTGGGTCCTCTCATGGGGTGCCGACGTGGAGGTGCTCGAGCCGGCGGACCTCCGCCGCGAGGTGGCGCGGACCATCCGGGCGGCCGCCGCCCGCTACGCCGGCGACGGACCCGACTGA